One part of the Mycobacterium marinum genome encodes these proteins:
- a CDS encoding sulfotransferase family protein, producing MKAIHFISGLPRSGSTLLAALLRQNPRFQAGMSGPLAGLFGALLDEMSGRNEFSVFIDDAKRERILRGLFNDFYADCTAEVIFDTNRGWCAWMPAIARLFPDAKVIACVRELQWVVDSIERLIQHNVFSPSSIFNYSAGGTVFSRATSVVAPDGMVGGPYDALRQACYGAQRDRLLLLQYETLSTDPAKAMQAIYAFLGEPVFEHDFGHVEYDVTEFDERAGTPGLHTVRPTVTAEARDTLLPPDLFNRFTHDAFWRDPERIPAGLTVV from the coding sequence GTGAAAGCCATTCATTTCATCTCCGGTCTGCCGCGGTCGGGTTCGACGTTGCTGGCCGCGTTGCTGCGGCAAAACCCGCGGTTCCAGGCCGGAATGTCGGGTCCGCTGGCCGGCCTGTTCGGCGCCCTGCTCGACGAAATGAGTGGGCGCAACGAGTTTTCGGTGTTCATCGATGACGCCAAGCGCGAGCGCATCCTGCGCGGGTTGTTCAACGACTTCTATGCGGACTGCACCGCCGAGGTGATCTTTGACACCAACCGCGGCTGGTGTGCGTGGATGCCCGCGATTGCGCGACTGTTTCCCGATGCGAAAGTGATTGCCTGCGTGCGTGAACTGCAGTGGGTGGTGGACAGCATCGAGCGGTTGATTCAACACAACGTCTTTAGCCCGTCGTCGATTTTCAACTACAGCGCCGGCGGCACGGTGTTTAGCCGCGCCACAAGTGTGGTGGCGCCCGACGGCATGGTCGGCGGTCCCTACGATGCCCTGCGGCAGGCGTGCTACGGCGCGCAACGAGATCGACTTCTGTTGCTGCAGTACGAAACCCTGAGCACCGACCCGGCCAAGGCGATGCAGGCCATCTACGCGTTTCTGGGTGAGCCGGTGTTTGAGCACGATTTCGGCCATGTCGAGTACGACGTCACCGAGTTCGACGAGCGCGCCGGGACACCGGGGTTGCACACCGTGCGCCCCACGGTCACGGCCGAAGCGCGCGACACGTTGCTACCGCCGGATCTGTTCAACCGCTTCACCCACGACGCCTTCTGGCGCGACCCGGAGAGGATTCCGGCCGGGCTGACGGTCGTGTGA
- a CDS encoding Nif3-like dinuclear metal center hexameric protein produces MSVRLADVIEVLDGAYPPRLAESWDSVGLVCGDPGEPVESVTVAVDATPAVVDEVPERGLLLAHHPLLLRGVDTVAANTAKGALIHRLIRTGRSLFTAHTNADSASPGVSDALAQALGLTVESVLARSPSVAELDKWVIYVPREHAEPVQAAIFDAGAGHIGDYSHCSWSVTGIGQFLPLDGASPAIGSVGIVERVTEDRVEVIAPARARAAVLSAMRAAHPYEEPAFDILALVPPPADVGLGRIGTLDRPQTLRDFVSRVGAALPQTSWGVRAAGDPEMLVTRVAVCGGAGDSLLSAAAAADVQAYLTADLRHHPADEHRRASAVALIDVAHWASEFPWCGQAAEVLRSHFGEALPVRVCPLRTDPWNVAASRENDS; encoded by the coding sequence ATGAGCGTTCGGCTCGCTGACGTCATCGAAGTGCTCGACGGCGCATATCCGCCGCGCCTTGCCGAGTCCTGGGACTCGGTCGGCCTGGTGTGTGGAGATCCCGGGGAACCGGTGGAATCGGTGACGGTCGCGGTGGACGCCACGCCGGCGGTTGTCGATGAGGTTCCGGAGCGCGGGTTGCTGCTGGCCCATCACCCGTTGCTGTTGCGCGGGGTCGATACGGTGGCCGCCAATACCGCCAAGGGTGCGCTAATCCACCGTTTGATCCGGACGGGTCGCTCGCTGTTCACCGCGCACACCAACGCCGACTCGGCATCGCCGGGGGTGTCCGACGCGCTGGCCCAAGCGCTGGGACTGACCGTCGAATCCGTGCTCGCCCGGTCGCCAAGCGTGGCCGAGCTGGACAAGTGGGTCATCTATGTGCCGCGCGAGCACGCAGAACCCGTGCAGGCGGCGATCTTTGACGCTGGCGCCGGACATATCGGTGACTACTCGCATTGCAGCTGGAGCGTTACGGGCATCGGGCAGTTCCTCCCGCTGGACGGCGCGTCACCGGCGATCGGCAGCGTCGGCATCGTCGAACGAGTCACCGAGGACCGGGTCGAGGTCATCGCACCCGCGCGCGCCCGTGCCGCCGTGCTGTCGGCCATGCGAGCCGCGCACCCGTACGAAGAGCCGGCATTCGACATTCTTGCGCTGGTGCCACCACCGGCCGATGTCGGGTTGGGGCGCATCGGCACGCTGGACCGGCCGCAAACCTTGCGCGACTTCGTCTCTCGCGTCGGCGCCGCGCTACCGCAGACGTCCTGGGGAGTGCGCGCGGCGGGGGACCCCGAGATGCTGGTGACGCGGGTGGCGGTGTGCGGTGGCGCCGGCGATTCACTACTGTCCGCGGCGGCCGCGGCGGACGTCCAGGCCTACCTCACCGCAGATCTGCGCCATCATCCTGCTGACGAACATCGCCGCGCCTCCGCGGTCGCGTTGATCGACGTCGCGCATTGGGCAAGCGAGTTCCCTTGGTGCGGCCAGGCGGCCGAGGTGCTGCGGTCCCATTTCGGTGAGGCGCTGCCGGTGCGGGTATGTCCGTTGCGTACCGACCCGTGGAACGTTGCAGCAAGCCGCGAGAACGACAGCTGA
- a CDS encoding bifunctional RNase H/acid phosphatase — MKVIIEADGGSRGNPGPAGYGAVVWTADRSTVLAESKQAIGRATNNVAEYRGLIAGLDDAVKLGATEVSVLMDSKLVVEQMCGRWKVKHPDLVELHGQARELAGQFRRISYAWIPRARNAHADRLANEAMDAAVRTNRRGEPGTVAVAAVADPANTAPVQTPAAPGWTGRRDTATRLLLLRHGQTELSVQRRYSGRGNPALNEVGWRQAGLAARYIAQRGGIAAVVSSPLQRAYDTATTAARALGLDVTVDEDLVETDFGVWEGMTFAEAANRDPDLHHRWLNDTSITPPGGESFDEVLRRVRRGRDRMISRYEGTTVLVVSHVTPIKMLLRLALDVGSEVLYRLHLDLASLSIAEFYADGASSVRLVNQTGYL, encoded by the coding sequence GTGAAAGTCATCATCGAAGCTGATGGTGGATCGCGTGGTAACCCGGGGCCGGCCGGATACGGCGCAGTGGTGTGGACCGCGGACCGCTCGACCGTGTTGGCGGAGAGCAAACAGGCGATCGGCCGCGCCACCAACAACGTCGCTGAATACCGCGGTCTGATAGCCGGTTTGGACGACGCCGTCAAGCTGGGTGCCACCGAAGTGTCGGTCCTGATGGATTCCAAACTGGTGGTCGAGCAGATGTGCGGGCGCTGGAAGGTCAAGCACCCGGACCTGGTGGAACTGCATGGGCAGGCGCGCGAGCTGGCAGGGCAATTCCGCCGGATCAGCTACGCCTGGATTCCGCGGGCCCGCAATGCGCATGCCGACCGGCTGGCCAACGAAGCGATGGACGCCGCGGTTCGCACCAATCGGCGTGGCGAACCCGGTACCGTGGCGGTGGCCGCCGTCGCCGACCCCGCCAACACGGCGCCTGTGCAAACCCCGGCAGCTCCCGGATGGACCGGTAGACGCGATACGGCCACCAGGCTGCTGCTGCTGCGACATGGTCAGACCGAACTGTCGGTGCAACGCCGCTATTCCGGGCGCGGCAACCCGGCGCTCAACGAAGTCGGTTGGCGCCAAGCCGGTTTGGCCGCCCGCTACATCGCGCAACGCGGCGGAATTGCTGCGGTGGTGTCCTCGCCTCTGCAGCGTGCCTACGATACGGCGACGACGGCGGCCCGAGCCCTCGGGCTGGACGTGACGGTGGACGAAGACCTGGTCGAAACGGACTTCGGGGTCTGGGAAGGCATGACTTTCGCGGAGGCCGCCAACCGCGACCCCGACCTGCACCATCGTTGGCTCAACGACACCAGCATCACGCCGCCGGGCGGTGAGAGCTTCGATGAAGTGCTGCGGCGGGTTCGGCGCGGACGCGACCGGATGATCTCCCGGTATGAAGGCACGACCGTGCTGGTGGTCTCACACGTCACGCCCATCAAGATGTTGCTGCGACTCGCGCTCGATGTGGGCTCCGAGGTCCTCTACCGGCTGCATCTTGATCTGGCGTCGCTGAGCATCGCCGAGTTCTATGCCGACGGCGCGTCGTCGGTGCGGCTGGTCAACCAGACCGGCTACCTGTAG
- a CDS encoding cobalamin biosynthesis protein, with the protein MVASARQARTVGVLVGYLADLVLGDPQRGHPVAVFGRLAAGLERASYRDTRAAGAVHVGVLVGGVGLLGAVLGRPAGRPWSVAATAMATWVSLGGTSLVRTGREMAELLDRGDLDAARRLLPSLCGRDPAQLDVPDLTRAALESVAENTSDAQVAPLLWAAVGGVPAVLVYRAVNTLDAMIGYRSPRYLRFGWAAARLDDLANYFGARVTAGLVVLCAPLVGGSALGAVRAWRRDAARHPSPNAGVVEAAFAGALRVRLGGPTRYHFELQIRPTLGDGGQPAVDDLRRAVTLSRAVQAAAAVGAGVFVYRRRP; encoded by the coding sequence GTGGTTGCGTCGGCACGGCAGGCCCGGACGGTCGGTGTCCTGGTGGGCTATCTGGCCGACCTGGTGCTGGGCGACCCACAGCGAGGTCATCCGGTCGCGGTGTTCGGGCGGCTGGCCGCGGGGTTGGAGCGGGCCAGCTATCGCGATACCAGGGCGGCCGGCGCGGTGCACGTTGGCGTGCTGGTTGGCGGGGTGGGCCTGCTGGGTGCGGTCTTGGGGCGCCCGGCCGGCAGGCCGTGGTCGGTCGCGGCGACGGCGATGGCGACCTGGGTATCGCTGGGCGGAACCTCGCTGGTGCGCACTGGCCGGGAAATGGCCGAGCTGTTGGACCGCGGCGACCTCGATGCCGCCCGGCGGTTGCTGCCGTCGCTGTGTGGTCGCGATCCGGCTCAGCTGGACGTGCCGGATTTGACCCGCGCGGCCCTGGAATCGGTTGCCGAGAACACTTCCGACGCGCAGGTGGCGCCGCTGCTGTGGGCGGCGGTCGGCGGCGTGCCGGCGGTACTGGTATATCGCGCCGTCAACACCCTGGACGCGATGATCGGCTACCGCTCGCCGCGCTACCTGCGATTCGGTTGGGCCGCAGCGCGGCTGGATGATCTGGCCAACTACTTCGGGGCCCGCGTGACCGCGGGGCTGGTGGTGCTGTGCGCGCCGCTGGTCGGTGGGTCAGCGCTGGGCGCGGTGCGGGCCTGGCGCCGCGACGCGGCGCGGCACCCCAGCCCGAACGCCGGGGTGGTCGAGGCCGCTTTTGCCGGGGCGCTCCGGGTGCGTCTGGGCGGGCCCACCCGGTACCACTTTGAGCTGCAGATTCGCCCCACCCTCGGGGACGGCGGTCAACCCGCGGTCGATGATCTGCGCCGCGCCGTGACGTTGTCGCGGGCCGTGCAGGCCGCCGCGGCAGTGGGTGCCGGGGTCTTTGTCTACCGCCGGCGGCCGTAG
- a CDS encoding SURF1 family protein, with protein sequence MRRLAFLLRPGWIALALVVIAFTYLCFTVLAPWQLGKNTKTSRENRQINHALTSPAVPVKTLLPQQDSSAPEAQWRSVTATGHYLSDVQVLARLRVVDGDQAFEVLTPFAIDGGPTVLVDRGYVRPEPGSHVPPIPRAPDQTLTITARLRDFEPTIAGKEPFSRDGFEQVYSINAKQISTLTGVPLAGSYLQLVENQPGGLGLIGLPHLDSGPFLSYGIQWIAFGILAPIGLGYFAYAELRARRRETRARADAPPADTPMTVEQKLADRYGRRR encoded by the coding sequence ATGCGACGCCTGGCGTTTCTGCTGCGGCCCGGGTGGATAGCGCTGGCCCTGGTGGTCATCGCGTTCACCTACCTGTGCTTCACGGTGCTCGCGCCGTGGCAGCTGGGAAAGAACACCAAGACGTCGCGGGAGAACCGCCAGATCAACCATGCCCTGACTTCGCCGGCGGTTCCGGTCAAAACATTACTGCCACAGCAAGATTCGTCAGCTCCCGAGGCGCAGTGGCGCAGCGTGACGGCGACCGGACACTATCTGTCCGATGTGCAGGTGCTGGCCCGGCTGCGGGTGGTCGACGGAGACCAGGCGTTTGAGGTACTGACCCCATTCGCCATCGACGGCGGACCCACCGTCCTGGTCGACCGCGGGTACGTCCGCCCCGAGCCGGGCTCGCACGTGCCGCCGATCCCCCGCGCCCCGGACCAGACCCTGACCATCACGGCACGGCTGCGCGACTTCGAGCCCACCATCGCGGGCAAGGAACCGTTCTCCAGAGACGGCTTCGAGCAGGTGTACTCGATCAACGCCAAGCAGATCTCCACGTTGACCGGAGTGCCGTTGGCCGGCTCCTATCTGCAGTTGGTCGAAAACCAACCCGGCGGACTCGGTCTGATCGGCTTGCCGCATCTGGATTCCGGACCGTTCTTGTCATACGGCATCCAGTGGATCGCCTTCGGCATTCTGGCGCCAATCGGACTCGGCTACTTCGCCTACGCCGAACTGCGGGCCCGCCGGCGCGAAACACGCGCCCGCGCGGATGCGCCGCCCGCGGACACACCGATGACCGTCGAGCAAAAGCTCGCCGACCGCTACGGCCGCCGGCGGTAG
- a CDS encoding low molecular weight protein-tyrosine-phosphatase: MSDSTLHVTFVCTGNICRSPMAEKMFAHQLRERGLGEAVRVTSAGTGNWHVGNRADERARQVLHSHGYPTDHCAARVSTDHLEADLVIALGRNHARQLRQLGVEESRLRMLRSFDPRSGAYVLDVEDPYYGGHDDFEQVFVVIEAALPGLHDWVDEQLAQDGKV; the protein is encoded by the coding sequence GTGTCTGACTCAACGCTGCACGTCACTTTCGTGTGTACCGGCAACATCTGTCGCTCGCCGATGGCCGAGAAGATGTTCGCCCACCAGCTGCGGGAACGCGGGCTGGGCGAGGCGGTGCGGGTGACCAGCGCCGGCACCGGCAACTGGCACGTCGGCAATCGGGCCGACGAACGGGCAAGACAGGTGCTGCACTCCCACGGCTACCCCACCGATCACTGCGCCGCCCGGGTCAGCACGGACCACCTGGAGGCGGATCTGGTCATCGCGCTGGGGCGCAACCACGCCCGGCAGTTGCGTCAGCTCGGCGTGGAGGAGAGCAGGCTGCGGATGTTGCGTTCGTTCGACCCACGCTCGGGGGCCTACGTTCTCGATGTCGAGGACCCCTACTACGGGGGCCATGACGACTTCGAGCAGGTCTTCGTCGTCATCGAGGCCGCCCTGCCCGGTCTGCACGATTGGGTGGACGAACAGTTGGCGCAGGACGGCAAGGTGTGA
- a CDS encoding PE family protein, translating to MSTFVYAAPEELAAASSSLSSLGSSIREAHAASAGLTTSIAAAAEDEVSAAVAKLFGGYAQQFQALGAQASLFHDQFVQALNGGGFLYAATEAASASPLQAAAAAAVGVQDAINAPFLQFTGRPLVGPGTDGAPGTGQAGGPGGWLWGDGGDGGSGTPGTATSPAGGAGGAGGSAFLFGSGGHGGSGGTAYAGSGAVGGTGGNGGAGGLIFGGGGAGGVGGLGAAGSATAAPGMGGHGGAGGTSYQLGGAAGAGGAGGQGGLGYDAAADPMAAAGASGGHGGHGGVGGVGGRAVGLFGSGGGGGAGGDGGVGGTGAQGAPGTQSFSAGTGGNGGDGGSGGVAGAGGSGGFLGSAGATGGAGDGGRGGTGGLGGVGTSTNGGAAGGTGGRGGLSGGVGGTDGAGGDGGQGGSGGAVGTGATAGAGGAGGAGAAATSGGPGYGGGGGGGGGGARVLPTSGGITSGTATGGEGGVGGAGTTVAAGGVGGHGGNATLAASDAGSSADGTATGGAGGAGGTNHASGGRGGDATISTSGGGTITGGTATGGVGGAGTTGGSGGGGGSGALFANGAGSSASGSAIGGFGGAGTTAGLGGVGGYAQVSASNGGTATGTVSGGYGGAGTTGGHGGGGGNAFLRANGAGSSASGISIGGAGGAGTAGGYGGSGNYASIRGYSGATLTDGTATGGGGGAGIGGRGGSGGSANLFANGAGSSVATGYATGGVGGAGSGGGIGGAGNQARINAVGGGTVTSSATNGGAGGDGITDGIGGNGGGSTFTANTGGTIDTSTGTGGNGGSGTGLGNTGGNGGAADLTAPPDWMGVDLFGTPGANVP from the coding sequence GTGTCAACTTTTGTTTATGCCGCACCCGAGGAGTTAGCTGCAGCGTCTTCCAGCTTGAGCAGCCTGGGGTCGTCGATCAGGGAGGCGCATGCGGCGTCGGCGGGCTTGACGACATCGATTGCGGCGGCGGCTGAGGATGAAGTGTCGGCGGCGGTCGCAAAGTTGTTTGGTGGTTACGCCCAGCAGTTTCAGGCGCTGGGCGCGCAGGCGTCGCTGTTTCATGACCAGTTCGTGCAGGCGCTGAATGGCGGTGGGTTCTTGTATGCGGCCACCGAGGCCGCCAGCGCGTCGCCGCTGCAAGCGGCAGCCGCTGCGGCCGTGGGGGTGCAAGACGCCATCAATGCGCCGTTCCTGCAGTTCACCGGGCGCCCGTTGGTTGGGCCGGGTACCGATGGGGCGCCGGGCACCGGGCAGGCCGGTGGGCCCGGTGGATGGTTGTGGGGCGATGGCGGCGATGGCGGATCGGGCACGCCGGGTACGGCCACCAGCCCGGCCGGTGGCGCGGGCGGGGCCGGTGGGTCGGCGTTCCTGTTCGGCTCCGGCGGTCACGGCGGATCCGGCGGGACCGCCTATGCGGGCAGCGGCGCGGTCGGCGGGACCGGAGGCAACGGTGGTGCCGGTGGGCTGATCTTCGGCGGCGGCGGGGCCGGCGGTGTCGGCGGGCTGGGTGCGGCCGGTTCAGCCACCGCGGCGCCCGGCATGGGTGGTCACGGCGGGGCCGGCGGCACCAGCTATCAGCTGGGTGGAGCCGCCGGTGCCGGTGGTGCCGGCGGGCAGGGCGGCCTCGGCTATGACGCAGCCGCCGACCCGATGGCCGCAGCCGGCGCGTCCGGCGGCCACGGCGGCCACGGCGGGGTCGGTGGCGTCGGTGGCCGCGCGGTCGGGCTGTTCGGGAGCGGCGGGGGCGGCGGTGCCGGCGGGGACGGCGGCGTGGGTGGCACCGGCGCGCAGGGTGCCCCGGGCACGCAGTCCTTCTCGGCCGGCACCGGCGGTAACGGTGGTGACGGCGGCTCCGGCGGCGTCGCCGGGGCCGGCGGCTCCGGCGGATTCCTCGGCTCCGCTGGCGCCACAGGCGGCGCCGGTGACGGCGGCAGGGGCGGCACCGGCGGGTTGGGCGGCGTCGGTACCTCCACGAACGGGGGCGCGGCCGGCGGTACCGGCGGCAGGGGCGGCCTTTCCGGCGGCGTCGGTGGCACCGACGGTGCCGGCGGCGACGGCGGCCAGGGCGGCAGCGGCGGGGCTGTCGGCACCGGTGCGACTGCCGGCGCCGGCGGGGCCGGTGGCGCGGGCGCGGCGGCCACCAGCGGCGGGCCGGGCTACGGCGGTGGCGGCGGTGGCGGCGGCGGGGGCGCCAGGGTGCTACCCACCAGCGGCGGCATTACCAGCGGTACCGCCACCGGTGGTGAGGGCGGCGTCGGCGGCGCCGGTACCACCGTGGCCGCCGGCGGGGTTGGCGGCCACGGAGGCAACGCCACCCTCGCCGCCAGCGATGCCGGCAGCTCCGCCGACGGTACCGCCACCGGCGGGGCCGGTGGGGCCGGCGGCACCAACCACGCCAGCGGCGGCCGCGGAGGCGACGCCACCATCAGCACCAGCGGGGGCGGCACCATCACCGGCGGCACGGCGACCGGCGGCGTCGGGGGTGCGGGCACCACCGGCGGCAGCGGCGGCGGCGGCGGTAGCGGCGCCCTATTTGCCAACGGTGCCGGCAGCTCCGCCAGCGGCAGCGCCATCGGTGGCTTCGGGGGCGCGGGCACCACCGCCGGCCTCGGCGGCGTTGGCGGCTACGCCCAGGTCAGTGCTTCTAACGGCGGCACCGCCACGGGCACGGTCAGCGGCGGCTACGGGGGTGCGGGCACCACCGGCGGCCACGGCGGCGGCGGCGGCAACGCCTTCCTTCGGGCTAACGGCGCGGGCAGCTCCGCCAGCGGCATCTCCATCGGCGGCGCCGGGGGCGCGGGCACCGCCGGCGGCTACGGCGGCAGCGGAAACTACGCCTCGATCAGAGGTTATAGCGGCGCCACCCTCACTGACGGCACGGCCACCGGCGGCGGCGGTGGCGCTGGCATCGGCGGCCGCGGCGGCTCCGGAGGCAGCGCCAACCTCTTCGCCAACGGGGCGGGCAGCTCCGTCGCCACTGGCTACGCGACCGGCGGGGTCGGCGGGGCAGGAAGCGGCGGCGGCATCGGCGGCGCCGGAAACCAAGCCCGAATCAACGCCGTCGGGGGCGGCACCGTCACTAGCAGCGCCACCAACGGCGGGGCCGGCGGTGACGGCATCACCGACGGCATCGGCGGCAACGGCGGGGGATCCACCTTCACCGCAAACACCGGCGGCACCATCGACACCAGCACCGGCACCGGCGGCAACGGCGGTAGCGGCACCGGCCTGGGCAATACCGGCGGCAACGGCGGGGCCGCCGACCTCACAGCTCCCCCCGACTGGATGGGAGTGGACCTTTTCGGTACGCCCGGCGCGAATGTGCCGTGA
- a CDS encoding zinc ribbon domain-containing protein has protein sequence MKAEAAQQRSLLELAKLDAELSRIAHRSTHLPEGSAFEQVRVQHEAVGDRLAAVRIGLEDLDAQVSRLEDEIDAVRKREDRDRSLLTSGAVDAKQLADLQHELETLERRQASLEDSLLEVMERREELQAQQNTEIAALEVLQAELTAAQQSVDAAMAELDQSRQEHSSRRDTLAASLNPDLAALYERLRAGGGPGAGQLQGHRCGACRIEIGRSELARISAAAEDEVLRCPECAAILLRIKGPEL, from the coding sequence ATGAAGGCCGAAGCGGCACAGCAGCGTTCGCTATTGGAGTTGGCGAAGCTCGATGCTGAGCTGTCACGGATCGCCCATCGGTCCACCCATCTGCCCGAGGGGTCCGCTTTCGAGCAGGTTCGGGTTCAGCACGAGGCGGTCGGTGACCGACTCGCTGCGGTGCGAATCGGGTTGGAGGACTTGGACGCCCAGGTTTCACGCCTGGAAGACGAGATCGACGCGGTACGTAAGCGTGAAGACCGGGACCGGTCATTGCTCACCTCGGGGGCTGTGGATGCCAAGCAATTGGCTGACCTGCAGCACGAGCTGGAGACCCTGGAACGCCGCCAGGCCAGTCTGGAAGATTCGCTGTTGGAGGTGATGGAGCGCCGCGAGGAGTTGCAGGCGCAACAGAACACCGAGATTGCGGCGCTCGAAGTCCTGCAAGCCGAACTGACCGCTGCCCAGCAGTCCGTCGATGCCGCCATGGCCGAACTCGACCAATCCCGTCAAGAACATTCATCGCGACGCGACACGCTGGCCGCATCGTTGAATCCCGATCTTGCCGCGCTCTACGAACGGCTGCGGGCCGGCGGCGGGCCAGGCGCGGGGCAGTTGCAGGGCCACCGTTGCGGTGCCTGCCGTATTGAGATCGGCCGCAGCGAATTGGCTCGTATCTCGGCGGCCGCCGAGGACGAGGTGCTTCGGTGTCCGGAATGCGCCGCGATCCTCTTACGGATCAAGGGACCCGAGCTGTGA
- the cobC gene encoding Rv2231c family pyridoxal phosphate-dependent protein CobC, producing the protein MVSLDTSPLAAARYHGDQAATPGMLDFAVNVRHPHPPHWLVELLAQQLTTLARYPSIEDTQRAQGAAALRHRRTRAEVLPLAGAAEGFALLSNLRPARAAIIAPSFTEPAAALSAAGIPVHHVVLAPPFRLDEAAVPDDADLVVVGNPTNPTSVLHSREQLLALRRPGRILVVDEAFADAVPGEPESLAGDCLPDVLVLRSLTKTWSLAGLRVGYALGAPDLLDRLTRMRAHWPVGTLPLTAIAACCTPEAVAESAADARRLLASRAEMVSGLASVGASVVDGCAPFVLFGVPEADEVRKRLHQRGIAIRRCDTFVGLDDGYLRAAVRPEWPQLVDAIAEARQAGRSGRRR; encoded by the coding sequence GTGGTGAGTCTGGACACGAGCCCGCTGGCGGCGGCGCGTTATCACGGGGATCAGGCCGCCACGCCCGGCATGCTGGATTTCGCCGTGAATGTCCGCCACCCGCACCCGCCGCACTGGCTGGTCGAACTGCTGGCGCAACAGCTGACCACGCTGGCACGCTATCCCAGCATCGAGGACACCCAGCGCGCGCAGGGTGCGGCGGCGCTGCGTCACCGCCGAACCCGCGCGGAGGTGCTGCCGCTGGCCGGGGCCGCCGAGGGTTTTGCGCTGTTGAGCAACCTGCGTCCGGCTCGGGCAGCAATTATCGCGCCGTCATTCACCGAGCCGGCCGCGGCCCTGAGCGCCGCGGGGATCCCGGTGCACCATGTGGTGCTGGCGCCGCCGTTCCGTCTGGATGAAGCCGCGGTCCCCGACGATGCCGACCTGGTCGTCGTCGGCAATCCGACCAACCCGACCTCGGTGTTGCACAGCCGCGAGCAGCTGCTGGCATTGCGCAGGCCGGGCCGGATCCTGGTGGTCGACGAGGCGTTCGCGGACGCCGTTCCCGGCGAGCCGGAGTCGCTGGCCGGTGACTGCCTGCCCGACGTGCTGGTGCTGCGCAGCCTGACCAAGACGTGGTCACTGGCGGGTCTGCGGGTGGGGTACGCCCTTGGCGCGCCGGACCTGCTGGACCGGCTGACCCGGATGCGGGCCCACTGGCCGGTGGGCACCCTGCCGTTGACGGCCATCGCGGCCTGCTGCACGCCCGAAGCGGTGGCCGAATCCGCCGCCGATGCTCGACGGCTGCTGGCATCGCGGGCCGAGATGGTCAGCGGCCTTGCTTCGGTTGGTGCCAGCGTGGTCGACGGCTGCGCACCGTTTGTCTTGTTCGGCGTCCCCGAGGCCGATGAGGTCCGCAAACGGCTGCATCAGCGCGGAATCGCGATCCGTCGCTGCGACACCTTCGTCGGCTTGGACGACGGGTATTTGCGGGCGGCGGTGCGGCCCGAATGGCCGCAGCTGGTCGATGCCATCGCCGAAGCCAGGCAGGCCGGCCGCAGCGGGAGGCGACGATGA
- a CDS encoding HAD-IA family hydrolase, whose product MTGSIAADSPADPGATPQDTGCPEGTPQLVIFDLDGTLTDSAHGIVASFRHALNHIGAAVPEGDLVAQIVGPPMDDTFHAMELGDRVEDAIAAFRAEYGARGWAMNTLFDGIAPLLADLRAAGVRLAVATCKLEPTARRVLAHFGLDAHFEVIAGATGDGARRSKTEVLAHALAQLHPLPERVLMVGDRSHDVEGAAAHGIDTVVVGWGYGKADFAAGTHSGAALHAGTVDELREALGV is encoded by the coding sequence GTGACAGGTTCGATTGCAGCCGATTCACCGGCTGACCCCGGCGCCACACCGCAGGACACCGGCTGCCCGGAGGGGACGCCGCAGCTGGTGATCTTCGATCTCGACGGCACCCTGACCGACTCGGCCCACGGGATTGTGGCCAGCTTCCGCCACGCACTCAACCACATCGGTGCCGCCGTTCCCGAAGGCGACCTGGTCGCCCAGATCGTCGGCCCGCCGATGGACGACACCTTTCACGCCATGGAGCTCGGCGACCGCGTCGAGGACGCGATCGCCGCCTTCCGGGCCGAATACGGTGCCCGTGGTTGGGCGATGAACACCCTGTTCGACGGGATCGCGCCGTTGCTGGCCGACCTGCGTGCCGCCGGGGTTCGGCTGGCGGTGGCCACCTGCAAGCTAGAGCCAACGGCGCGGCGGGTACTCGCCCATTTCGGGCTCGACGCGCATTTCGAGGTGATCGCCGGCGCGACCGGCGACGGCGCACGCCGCAGCAAGACCGAGGTGCTCGCCCATGCGCTGGCCCAGCTGCACCCGCTGCCCGAACGGGTGCTCATGGTCGGTGACCGCAGCCACGATGTGGAGGGCGCGGCCGCCCATGGCATCGACACGGTCGTGGTTGGCTGGGGTTACGGAAAGGCCGACTTCGCCGCCGGTACCCACAGCGGCGCCGCCCTGCATGCCGGCACGGTCGACGAATTGCGGGAGGCGTTAGGTGTCTGA